A genomic stretch from Schaalia odontolytica includes:
- the dprA gene encoding DNA-processing protein DprA, giving the protein MNETLLREAAWWSAVAEPGDRCASVVRRALGDRGAREWLQTRWVGVPGQLAAYHTVDWLTQWARWRERALSVDIDADLERVARAGGGFVTPTDPRWPEQLACLGEDEPAGLWFLGSLPEAPRAGDYLSIVGARASTGAGNRCARNMAAFVCAAGISVVSGGAIGIDIEAHRGALSARGRTICILAGGVSNPYPACHGADFRSVVDSGGALVSEVAPTARPAKWRFLTRNRLIAAWSRATVVVEAGARSGALATARRAMEYGRELGAVPGAVDAPMSVGCLELARNGATIIRDGRDALELVRPVSAEGTEVLFGMPVEDDRGVAAMEPIARRVWEALPRSAPADVGAICVAAGLGRSEVNRALMDLAVAGFVTSSTRGWARAR; this is encoded by the coding sequence ATGAATGAGACGCTACTGAGGGAGGCTGCTTGGTGGTCTGCCGTTGCAGAGCCCGGTGACCGGTGCGCCAGTGTCGTCCGCCGGGCATTAGGGGACCGCGGAGCACGCGAGTGGCTGCAAACCCGGTGGGTGGGTGTGCCAGGGCAGCTTGCGGCGTACCACACGGTCGACTGGTTGACGCAGTGGGCAAGGTGGCGCGAGCGTGCGCTCTCGGTCGACATCGACGCCGACCTCGAACGCGTTGCGCGCGCCGGTGGAGGATTCGTGACCCCGACCGATCCGCGGTGGCCCGAACAGCTGGCATGCCTGGGCGAGGACGAGCCGGCGGGGCTGTGGTTCCTGGGCAGCCTTCCTGAGGCGCCGCGAGCGGGGGACTATCTGTCCATCGTTGGAGCGCGTGCCTCTACCGGGGCGGGAAACAGGTGCGCCCGAAACATGGCTGCATTCGTTTGCGCCGCGGGCATCTCGGTTGTGTCCGGGGGCGCAATTGGTATCGATATTGAGGCACACCGCGGAGCCTTGTCAGCGCGCGGTCGTACGATCTGCATTCTCGCCGGTGGCGTGTCCAATCCGTATCCTGCCTGCCATGGCGCTGACTTCCGCAGCGTCGTCGATAGCGGTGGTGCTCTCGTCTCTGAGGTTGCTCCCACCGCCAGACCCGCAAAGTGGCGTTTTCTCACCCGCAACAGACTCATTGCCGCATGGAGCCGCGCAACGGTGGTCGTCGAGGCGGGCGCGCGTTCGGGGGCCCTCGCGACGGCGCGGCGTGCGATGGAATACGGGCGTGAGCTGGGCGCAGTGCCCGGTGCGGTTGATGCTCCGATGTCGGTCGGATGCCTGGAACTCGCGCGCAACGGAGCGACAATCATCCGTGACGGTCGAGATGCGCTTGAACTTGTGCGTCCTGTGAGCGCAGAGGGCACCGAAGTACTCTTCGGCATGCCCGTCGAAGACGACCGCGGCGTTGCAGCTATGGAACCCATCGCCAGGCGGGTGTGGGAGGCACTCCCGCGCAGTGCACCCGCGGATGTCGGCGCGATCTGTGTCGCTGCGGGGCTCGGACGTTCCGAGGTTAACCGAGCCCTCATGGACCTTGCCGTCGCAGGCTTCGTAACGAGTTCGACCAGGGGGTGGGCACGCGCGCGCTGA
- a CDS encoding M23 family metallopeptidase — protein MNTVRLRGARVRVASLTLVFLIALLITITSPTRATLREERWQWPTGTPMPVVEGFAPPAQDWLPGRRGVTLQYPAGSPVYACAEGTVTVSGPVAGRGVISIRHSAGGRDIWSTYLPVMPTVAVGEHVHKGDVIGLVEGDSQTLHWGAKTARRTYVDPIRMTIGHPRLLPWDGR, from the coding sequence ATGAATACCGTGAGATTACGAGGCGCCCGCGTCCGCGTAGCGTCACTGACCCTAGTCTTCCTTATCGCGCTACTCATCACGATCACGTCCCCCACTCGTGCGACACTGCGGGAGGAACGGTGGCAGTGGCCGACGGGGACTCCCATGCCCGTCGTCGAAGGTTTTGCCCCGCCAGCCCAGGATTGGCTACCGGGACGTCGTGGAGTCACGTTGCAGTATCCGGCTGGCTCCCCGGTCTACGCCTGCGCAGAAGGGACCGTCACCGTTTCTGGGCCGGTCGCTGGCCGGGGCGTCATCTCGATTCGTCACAGCGCCGGCGGGCGGGATATCTGGTCAACCTATCTTCCCGTGATGCCCACCGTCGCCGTCGGCGAACACGTGCACAAAGGTGACGTCATCGGTCTGGTCGAAGGAGACTCCCAGACGCTGCACTGGGGCGCAAAAACCGCACGACGGACATACGTCGATCCGATACGCATGACGATCGGGCATCCTCGTCTCCTGCCCTGGGACGGACGCTGA
- the tsf gene encoding translation elongation factor Ts, giving the protein MANFTAADVKALREQTGAGMMDVKKALTEADGDAEKALEIIRLKGLKSLSKREGRQASAGLLAAQTDGTVGVLVEVNSETDFVAKNQKFIDFSNEVLAAAVASGAADLDALHAAPMGEGTVKDRLDAFAAIIGEKLQVGRVVRVEGENVDLYLHQTNPDLPPQVGVFVVTDAAGKSVAHDIAMHVAAYMPAYLDRDSVPADVLDKERATLEKITLEEGKPANIVPKIVEGRLNAFYKDNCLVDQAFARDPSKSVSQVLKEAGATVTNFVRVHVGA; this is encoded by the coding sequence ATGGCGAATTTCACCGCTGCAGATGTGAAGGCGCTGCGTGAGCAGACCGGCGCCGGCATGATGGATGTCAAGAAGGCTCTGACCGAGGCCGACGGCGACGCCGAGAAGGCTCTCGAGATCATCCGCCTGAAGGGCCTGAAGTCCCTGTCCAAGCGCGAGGGCCGCCAGGCCTCCGCCGGCCTGCTGGCCGCGCAGACCGACGGCACCGTCGGCGTGCTCGTCGAGGTTAACTCCGAGACCGACTTCGTCGCCAAGAACCAGAAGTTCATTGACTTCTCCAACGAGGTTCTGGCCGCCGCCGTTGCTTCGGGTGCCGCCGACCTGGACGCCCTGCACGCCGCCCCCATGGGCGAGGGCACGGTCAAGGATCGCCTCGACGCCTTCGCAGCGATCATCGGCGAGAAGCTGCAGGTTGGCCGTGTCGTGCGCGTTGAGGGCGAGAACGTCGACCTCTACCTGCACCAGACGAACCCCGACCTGCCCCCGCAGGTTGGCGTCTTCGTCGTCACCGACGCCGCTGGCAAGTCCGTTGCCCACGACATCGCGATGCACGTCGCCGCTTACATGCCCGCCTACCTCGATCGCGACTCGGTTCCGGCCGACGTGCTCGACAAGGAGCGCGCCACCCTCGAGAAGATCACGCTCGAGGAAGGCAAGCCCGCCAACATCGTTCCCAAGATCGTTGAGGGCCGCCTGAACGCGTTCTACAAGGACAACTGCCTCGTCGACCAGGCCTTTGCCCGTGACCCCTCGAAGTCCGTCTCTCAGGTCCTCAAGGAGGCCGGCGCCACGGTCACCAACTTCGTGCGCGTGCACGTGGGTGCCTGA
- a CDS encoding tyrosine recombinase XerC, producing the protein MSEAVGDCWDHYLTLSRRMSPHTVSAYLGDLRSLLDFLGVGWDATPAQLAPVLTQRAIRSWLAQTVAAGGARSTVARHTAAIRHFTAWATREQILPSDPAALLTSPRADQRLPTPLDESDARTLVNFAQQEARTGGPAQIRNWAILELTYACGLRVSEVCALDISSLNREALTVRVVGKGNKERVVPYGPPAADALDHWLVRGRPQLAAERSGYALFLGEKGGRLDPRVVRSMVHKMAARAGVHDIAPHGLRHSTATHLLQGGADLRAVQEMLGHSSLSTTQRYTHVDTSRLSAIYQRAHPRA; encoded by the coding sequence ATGAGTGAAGCTGTTGGCGATTGTTGGGATCACTACCTGACGTTGAGTCGGCGGATGAGCCCCCACACGGTTAGTGCCTATTTGGGCGACCTTCGCTCTCTTCTTGACTTCCTTGGCGTGGGGTGGGATGCCACGCCCGCGCAACTTGCTCCGGTGCTGACGCAGCGTGCTATTCGATCGTGGCTTGCGCAGACGGTGGCTGCCGGTGGCGCCCGTTCGACGGTTGCCCGCCACACGGCAGCCATTCGACACTTCACCGCGTGGGCCACACGGGAACAGATTCTTCCGTCGGATCCGGCCGCGTTGCTCACCAGTCCGCGGGCGGATCAGAGACTACCGACGCCGCTGGATGAGTCTGATGCTCGGACGCTTGTCAATTTCGCACAGCAGGAGGCGCGCACCGGCGGGCCAGCACAGATACGCAACTGGGCGATCCTCGAGCTGACCTATGCCTGCGGTCTACGCGTGTCTGAGGTGTGTGCCCTCGACATCTCCTCGTTGAACCGAGAGGCCTTGACCGTGCGTGTCGTCGGTAAAGGAAATAAAGAGCGGGTGGTTCCCTACGGGCCTCCGGCCGCCGACGCGCTCGATCATTGGCTGGTGCGAGGCCGCCCTCAGCTGGCCGCAGAGCGGAGCGGTTACGCTCTCTTCCTTGGCGAAAAGGGCGGCCGACTCGATCCTCGTGTCGTGCGTTCGATGGTGCATAAGATGGCGGCGCGTGCCGGTGTTCATGACATCGCCCCCCATGGTCTGCGGCACTCGACGGCGACTCACCTGCTGCAGGGAGGTGCCGACCTGCGTGCGGTGCAGGAAATGCTCGGGCACTCGTCGCTGTCGACTACCCAGCGCTACACCCACGTGGATACCTCACGTCTGAGCGCGATCTACCAAAGGGCACACCCGCGCGCCTGA
- the rpsB gene encoding 30S ribosomal protein S2, giving the protein MAVVTMRQLLESGVHFGHQTRRWNPKMKRFILTERNGIYIIDLQQTIADIDIAFDFVKQTVAHGGTLLFVGTKKQAQEAVAEQAQRVGMPYVNHRWLGGMLTNFSTVATRLQRLKELEQIDFDDVASSGHTKKELLMMRREKDKLSRTLGGIRDMAKVPSAVWIVDPKKEHLAVSEARKLRIPIVAILDTNADPDEVDYRIPGNDDAIRAVALLTRVIADAVAEGLIARSDVRKGKGEENAAEPLAEWERELLEGEAKADEAAEAPKQD; this is encoded by the coding sequence ATGGCAGTCGTTACCATGCGTCAGCTCCTCGAGTCCGGTGTCCACTTCGGCCACCAGACTCGCCGTTGGAACCCGAAGATGAAGCGCTTCATCCTCACCGAGCGCAACGGCATCTACATCATCGACCTGCAGCAGACCATTGCTGACATCGACATCGCCTTCGACTTCGTGAAGCAGACCGTCGCCCACGGCGGCACCCTGCTTTTCGTCGGTACCAAGAAGCAGGCCCAGGAAGCCGTGGCCGAGCAGGCCCAGCGCGTCGGCATGCCCTACGTGAACCACCGTTGGCTCGGCGGCATGCTCACCAACTTCTCGACCGTTGCCACCCGTCTGCAGCGACTGAAGGAACTCGAGCAGATCGACTTCGACGATGTGGCCTCCTCCGGTCACACCAAGAAGGAACTGCTCATGATGCGCCGCGAGAAGGACAAGCTCTCGCGCACCCTGGGCGGCATCCGCGACATGGCCAAGGTTCCCTCGGCCGTGTGGATCGTCGACCCCAAGAAGGAGCACCTCGCGGTCTCCGAGGCTCGCAAGCTGCGCATCCCGATCGTTGCCATCCTCGATACCAACGCCGATCCGGACGAGGTCGACTACCGCATCCCCGGCAACGATGACGCCATCCGCGCCGTCGCGCTGCTCACCCGCGTGATCGCCGACGCCGTTGCCGAGGGCCTCATCGCTCGCTCCGACGTCCGCAAGGGCAAGGGCGAAGAGAACGCCGCTGAGCCGCTGGCCGAGTGGGAGCGCGAGCTCCTCGAGGGCGAGGCCAAGGCCGACGAGGCCGCCGAAGCCCCCAAGCAGGACTGA